AGTGAGAACAGATTTGAGTTTGTGGTGGCTGCTCTAGCTGTAATGTACTGCGGTGGTGTTCTGTCTACACTCAACATCACTTATACACCTGGTATGTTACGCTATCTGGAAACATATGATGCATGACAAGCTTTGATGAACTTATCTACTATATTGACTTGTACTGATGTAAATGATAAAAGAATTAATTGATTAACTAATAATTTGCATAATCACAAAATAAGTCTTTGTAATGTTATCAATCTGTTGTTAAGTCATAAAACTTatcataatttaataagtaggtactgatttttctttgtttacagGTGAAATATCTCATTtactgaaaataacaaaacctaaATTCATCTTTATTTCACCAATCACATCACAGAATATCTATGACTGTTGTCAAGAAATGTCTTCTCCTTGCAAACTCATCATGTTTGGGGAGTTTGATGTAGTGCCTGATTGCATTATGTATGATAACTTGGTTAAGAATCATGTGAATGTGGATGATTTTACACTGACTGACGTCAATGGACTACAGGACACGCTTGCTGTCATGTGTTCATCAGGAACAACCGGGTTACCAAAGGGAGTGGAACTCACACATGTTAATTTCCTCACGTTGTCTGCACACATGAAGTGAGTTCTGTGCCATGCAATTTTGCTTCATATTTACATATTGCATGTCTTGTTTTATGAGCTGCATGTgattatttgcaaaaacaattgaagtaTGAATCCACAAAAGAGAAAATATGACTCCACACATTTCTGTTAATATGTATATTCTTTTATAATACCTTAAACTGCCTCATTATGTACTTTATCTTCAAgaacatttgattttttaattcttaGCATGCTATATTTCCCTTCTACAttagttaatttgttttataggtACTACTTTGACTATGTCCAGTCTCAGAAAAATAATGGCATAGTAACTGGTTTGTCACTAATACCATGGTTTCATGCTTATGGCTTCATCACTACATTTGCTGTTATGGCAATGaatatgaaaattgtgtttttaatcCGTTTTGATGAACAACAGTATTTGGAAaccattcaaaattataaagtgagtataaaacaatgttttctttATAGTAACTACATATTGCTTATGTGaagtttcataatatttgttgcttttataagttatttttcttttatctattGTTGTTGTCATGTAATTCCTAACATCACACCATTTTCCCATAAAGGAAAGCAGATTCGGCAGAAAGCCATATACAATACACTAAACATGCTTTTTCCACAATCATTCATTTTCCCATTATTATGAATGCTGGCTTCAACTACTGTATAAGTTATTAGTCTGCATCACTATTAAGGTTAGTGCAACATATCATTGCCCAGAAAAATTATTTGTTCAATTGCTTTAAGTTTTCACTCAAAGAAAATTGTCTCACACTAACTTGTGTGGTGTGCTAACTTTATCACCCGATTATGTCATTTTGTAACTCtaaaatacctactcaaatgtttttttttgttttcagataaATATGACTACAATAGTCCCTCCATTGGCAGTATTCCTCGCAAAACACCCTCTCGTTCTTAAGTATGATCTTTCATCATTAGTTGAGGTTTGGTGTGGTGCAGCACCATTATCGAAGGATATTCAACAAGCAGTTTCGaaaaggtatttattattaaaccaaCCTATAACCACGCATTCGATCTCTGACATTAATAATCATATATTTGCAGAACAGGCATTGACTTCATTAAACAAGGATATGGTTTGACTGAAGTAACAATGGCTTGTCTCGTGGACCTGACAAGTGGCGAAAAAGTGGGATCTTGTGGAACACCAGCACCAGGCATGAGAGTTAAGGTACATTTCCGTACATTATAGCTATTACTTGACAACTAACCAAGCGAAGCTTAATTGtgtgatattatattatttcaggTCATTGATATCGAAAATGGTCAAAAGTTAGGGCCGGGTAAAGAAGGTGAACTATGGATAAAATCCCCGTTGAGAATGAAGGGATACATGGGCGACCGCGCCGCTAGCGACGAGTTGATCGATAGCGAGGGCTACGTGAGGACCGGAGACATCGGTTACTATGACAACGACGGCTACTTCTATATAGTGGACAGACTAAAGGAACTCATTAAATATAAAGGCTTTCAGGTAACTCAAgtgacaaaactttttaattgacATGTTAAGAAAAGTGATCAACCAATCATTGATCGTGAATTTTCTATAAGGTGGCGCCTGCGGAATTAGAAGCGTTACTGCTTCAGCACAGTGGAGTGGCTGACGCAGGCGTAGTGGGCTTGCCGGACGAGGCGGCTGGGGAGCTGCCACTGGCATTTGTGGTGGCGCAGCCCAACTCTAATGTTACGGAAAAAGAACTCGTTGAGTTCGTTGCTTCCAAGGTAATTGAGTTTTTAATTATGGTGCAAATAAGCACTGTAGTTAACACTTTTGAGTGTTCCGAcctgatttttttctttaaaactggATAGATATATCGTCGTAACCGGTGTAAACcgttttaacataataataataaataaataaataaaatcgtcGATTTAAGAAACCAaccataattttcttttaatcaaaaaaataagacAAATCACACAAACACACTTatctaaattttttttttctgtccaTGACAAATCTTatctaaattttttttttctgtccaaattacaaacaaaatccaAGCACAAGTTGGCCAATAAGTGGCGGGAGAGGGTTCTTCCGTCTCTCCTGCACTCGCTGATTTTTCGTTACGATAAAAAGAAGTACTTTTATTTTGCAGGTGTCTCCAGCAAAGCGTTTACGAGGTGGAGTAATATTCTTGAAGGACATACCCAAAAATGCATCGGGTAAAATCCTTAGAAGGGAATTGAGAAAAATGTTACAGAAATATAAAAGCAAGCTTTAATAACCCAAAgttttttatcacaatttgaaAATACctcatataataatataatgtttttttttattccagtaAGAAGTTTTAAGTATgttgattttttcaataaagttactgttttgtttgtaaatatatttcactgtAAAGACAAATACTAGTTCcaattatattgatttaatgAGCTGCATTTTAATACCAATCACCAATAgtttttatgacattatttattagcaaGTGCATCTTTCAACTCTTGCGGTATTCTCTTCAAGGCATAGTTGTGCAGTTCTCCATTGACAGCTGCCAAGACTCCAGTTTTATTTGGCTTTGACTCTCCTCCCCCGTATTTGTAGAAGTCGCCGAGAATGTCAGTCAGCTTACCACCGGCGGCGGTTAACACTGCTTCTGGTGCACAAGTATCCCATTTTTTGCACCCGCTGCTAGCAAAGACATAAATTGACGCCTTGCCTTCTAACAGTTGCAAAACCTACAATAtttaaagtataattaaaaagtGGCATAagaattaaacatatttttataattttggaaTAAATTCTCACCTTATAACCTGCACCACCAACCCTTAGGACCTGTGCAGCATTCATAACTTGGAGTGCCTTCTCAACTAGTGGATTGGAATGACTTCTGGTGGTGGTAATAATGAGGGAGTCAGGTGGAGGGGCTGGCGTAAATCCCCCCACTCCTACCTCTTGTAGGCCCCATATGGTTCTACCTATTATCTTCTCACCACCTAACATGGTCTTATAATAGGGCTGATGAATAACACCTGCCACAGGTTTTTCATTGACAGATATACCAATCAAAACCGTCACATGTTCAAGAAAACCTGTAACAAATTGCAAATTACTGTTTTATGATAATATCACTGAAACACCCATGCAACATGCAGATCTTTACTAACATTTAATAGGAGTTAAAGATAAGAAGAGattgaaatattaatacatCCAGGTTTTGTAAAACTGGAAAGAAATGGTCAAGTTAGTAAACAAGATATTGGCAaagtaattaaaagaaatatttacaatacatacattaaatgaATTCTTGATTCCACTGTGTCCATACTACTACAGTGCATTCTAAACAATAAAAGCGCAAAAACCTATGCAAATCTTCAATTTACCATAATTTGATTGGAGCAAACTTAAATACCACTTGATACTTATAAAAGGATGAGTTAAGTACATTTTCCATCTTTCCCATGGATCTCTCTTCAACATAAGCGCACctagaattattttataatcttgtAATCACGATAATAGAATGCATGTTACAAGGAAGGGTGTAGGTATGACTGgtacaattaattatataaaaagctGTGTAATAAATCTTGTGGGAACTATGATCATAGTATATTTTAGACTCACTTGGGTGTAAAATGAATAGTAGCCAGTCATGCAACTGGTAGCACAGTGTgggaaataaaatagaaaagcaTCATAAAACATGACTCCTGAGTGCTCACCTTGAGTGTACTCTGAAGTGCCGTCAAGGGGATCAACCCAGACAACTATATCCTCTTCTTTGACACCCTGAAGATGAATAGGGCAGTCCAACCCTAGTATCTCCTTGTCAGCATCAGATATAATCAAGTCACTGGCAATGTCACCctgaaattaaaacaatctatactagtataataaagaggaacaaTTTTTTATCTGTTCATACCCCAAGGCTCagaaactactaaactgatttgaaaattctttcactgtagcTACACTCTTTCTGAGcaatataggttttattttattctaccaTGGGCTTAGCAGTCGTTTTCACGGAACGCAGGTGAAATCActa
The sequence above is a segment of the Helicoverpa armigera isolate CAAS_96S chromosome 20, ASM3070526v1, whole genome shotgun sequence genome. Coding sequences within it:
- the LOC110373418 gene encoding uncharacterized protein LOC110373418; this encodes MPVTIHNNVVSGPEERNIPAHLSYGQFLFDQLKNGGDNIAFVSAETGESVTYRYILQNSVNLAVSLQKLGLKKGDLVGLSSENRFEFVVAALAVMYCGGVLSTLNITYTPGEISHLLKITKPKFIFISPITSQNIYDCCQEMSSPCKLIMFGEFDVVPDCIMYDNLVKNHVNVDDFTLTDVNGLQDTLAVMCSSGTTGLPKGVELTHVNFLTLSAHMKYYFDYVQSQKNNGIVTGLSLIPWFHAYGFITTFAVMAMNMKIVFLIRFDEQQYLETIQNYKINMTTIVPPLAVFLAKHPLVLKYDLSSLVEVWCGAAPLSKDIQQAVSKRTGIDFIKQGYGLTEVTMACLVDLTSGEKVGSCGTPAPGMRVKVIDIENGQKLGPGKEGELWIKSPLRMKGYMGDRAASDELIDSEGYVRTGDIGYYDNDGYFYIVDRLKELIKYKGFQVAPAELEALLLQHSGVADAGVVGLPDEAAGELPLAFVVAQPNSNVTEKELVEFVASKVSPAKRLRGGVIFLKDIPKNASGKILRRELRKMLQKYKSKL
- the LOC110373419 gene encoding 3'(2'),5'-bisphosphate nucleotidase 1 isoform X1; its protein translation is MTANVPLIVRVLASSVSVANRAGKIVRDVMSKGELGIVEKGKDDYQTEADRSAQRCIVASLAAQYPKVNIIGEEDQPDNEGDIASDLIISDADKEILGLDCPIHLQGVKEEDIVVWVDPLDGTSEYTQGALMLKRDPWERWKMYLTHPFISIKWYLSLLQSNYGFLEHVTVLIGISVNEKPVAGVIHQPYYKTMLGGEKIIGRTIWGLQEVGVGGFTPAPPPDSLIITTTRSHSNPLVEKALQVMNAAQVLRVGGAGYKVLQLLEGKASIYVFASSGCKKWDTCAPEAVLTAAGGKLTDILGDFYKYGGGESKPNKTGVLAAVNGELHNYALKRIPQELKDALANK
- the LOC110373419 gene encoding 3'(2'),5'-bisphosphate nucleotidase 1 isoform X3; translated protein: MTANVPLIVRVLASSVSVANRAGKIVRDVMSKGELGIVEKGKDDYQTEADRSAQRCIVASLAAQYPKVNIIGEEDQPDNEGDIASDLIISDADKEILGLDCPIHLQGVKEEDIVVWVDPLDGTSEYTQGFLEHVTVLIGISVNEKPVAGVIHQPYYKTMLGGEKIIGRTIWGLQEVGVGGFTPAPPPDSLIITTTRSHSNPLVEKALQVMNAAQVLRVGGAGYKVLQLLEGKASIYVFASSGCKKWDTCAPEAVLTAAGGKLTDILGDFYKYGGGESKPNKTGVLAAVNGELHNYALKRIPQELKDALANK
- the LOC110373419 gene encoding 3'(2'),5'-bisphosphate nucleotidase 1 isoform X2, which produces MPRNQNCHIKILIFLVNFSKTFATLQPQLGTWKFIDGDIASDLIISDADKEILGLDCPIHLQGVKEEDIVVWVDPLDGTSEYTQGALMLKRDPWERWKMYLTHPFISIKWYLSLLQSNYGFLEHVTVLIGISVNEKPVAGVIHQPYYKTMLGGEKIIGRTIWGLQEVGVGGFTPAPPPDSLIITTTRSHSNPLVEKALQVMNAAQVLRVGGAGYKVLQLLEGKASIYVFASSGCKKWDTCAPEAVLTAAGGKLTDILGDFYKYGGGESKPNKTGVLAAVNGELHNYALKRIPQELKDALANK